The Mesobacillus jeotgali genome window below encodes:
- a CDS encoding YxlC family protein produces the protein MKNQKGISPEHENMDKEFFDTISAINNGLDKLDSIDPYVPDDKWFEHMVLEQKEIQKKKYRRELAWFILSALLILSGVIFTMLELPTVFYMLQAVTLVITAIYSYKGVQKQVDSR, from the coding sequence ATGAAAAACCAAAAGGGAATCTCGCCAGAACATGAAAATATGGATAAGGAATTTTTCGATACCATCAGCGCCATCAATAATGGGTTGGACAAACTGGACTCCATCGATCCTTATGTCCCAGATGATAAATGGTTTGAGCATATGGTGTTGGAACAAAAGGAAATACAAAAAAAGAAGTATCGCCGGGAATTAGCGTGGTTCATATTAAGCGCTTTGCTGATTTTAAGCGGGGTGATCTTCACCATGCTGGAACTGCCGACAGTGTTCTACATGCTCCAGGCCGTGACGCTCGTAATTACAGCGATCTATAGTTATAAAGGTGTGCAAAAGCAGGTGGACAGCAGATGA
- a CDS encoding sigma-Y antisigma factor component: MNEELSPVMLAVVVVILLVQSIFLFTNARKHGHNYWLWGIIGLIQAPMPLLFYLLFVRKIWRRKSL, from the coding sequence ATGAACGAGGAACTGTCACCTGTCATGCTGGCCGTGGTTGTTGTGATCCTGTTGGTGCAGAGCATTTTTCTTTTTACAAATGCCCGGAAGCATGGCCATAATTATTGGCTTTGGGGAATCATCGGGCTGATCCAGGCACCAATGCCTTTGCTCTTTTATCTGCTATTTGTACGAAAAATTTGGCGGCGAAAATCTTTGTAA